The nucleotide sequence ACGGCGGCGGGTCTGAAGAATCGTCATGATGCGGTGGTCCGTTTTCGGGGAAATGCCGGCCCTTGGCGCGCCACGAAGGCGCAGCCCGGGCGTGGATGTCCGGTCAAACGGCCAGGCGCGGTGGTCTGAGGGCCGGCGGCGGACCGATTCCCTCCGGCAACAGGCTGGTCGGCCGGAAGGGTGCCGAAAGGTGGAATGGCGGCATCGGAAAAGCCACCGTGGTGGCGATGCCCGACAGCAGCATCGGGCAGGCGCCGCAGGACAGCCCGGTCTTGCCCGCGCAGGCGTCGTCCGCCGGGGGCGCGTGGTCGGCATCGCCCACCCAGACGCCCGCGGCCGGTGGTGGAGCCGCGGAGGCGGCGTGGCCCTGACCGTGGGCACCGGCGTGGGCATGCGCCTGCGCGGGGGCCGGCGCGAACAGCGCCAGCGCGGCCAACATCAGCAGCCCCGCCACCAGCCGCCCGATCGGCATCCTCCAGCCAAGGGGGCATCCACCCCGCGCCATCGCCGTTTCCCGTTCCTGCACCGGCATCACCGCGCACAGTCTCCACCTTCCAGCGGCGGGAAGGTCAAGCGCAAATTCGCGCCGCGGTCCCGGCCCGCTCACCGCCCTGGACAGCCCGAACGCACCATGGTATCTCCAGCCCGAACAAAGTGAGTTAGTACTCACTTATGCCATAAGGTTAATCATGGGACGGCTGGACAACTCGGCCCGGCGCGCGGCGATCATCGACGCGGCCCTTCCGCTGTTCGCGCGCAAGGGATTCGCCGCCACCACGACGAAGGAGATCGCTCAGGCCGCCGGCGTGTCGGAGGCGCTGATCTTCAAGCATTTCCCCAGCAAGGCCGCGCTCTACGAGGCGATCTTCCGCTCCTGCGTGGACGGGGACGAGGATCTCGCGAAGCTGCTGGCGATGCCGCCGAGCACGGAGACGCTCGCCGCCTACGTCCAGGCGATGGTCAGCTGCTACGTCAGCGAACTGCCCAGCGACCGCGACACCATGCTCCCCCGCTACCGGCTCTACTTCATGAGCCTGCTGGAGGACGGGGAATTCGCCCACATGGTGCGCCGCTGGATGTCGGAGCACATCGCGCCGCCCTTCGTGGCCTCGCTGCGCGCCGCCCGCGACTCAGGCGACCTCATCCCCTCGGCCCCGGTGGATGAGAACGCCTTCTGGCTGGCGGAAATGCTGGGATCGACCCTGGCCACCATTCACCTGCCGCCGACGCCGCTCGTCCCTTCCCTGGCCGAGCCGCGGCGCACCATCCGCGACGCGGTCGCCTTCATCCTTCGCGGCCTCGGCCTGCGGGAGGAAGCGGTTGCGCTTTACACGCCTTTATTGCATTGCACCCAATCAACAGAACCAGAACCGACCTGTTCGAGAGAGGCTGATCGTGACGAGTGACATCGACCATTCCGCTCACGCGCCAGAGCGGACCACCGCACGCCGTCCGGTCACCCGCGGGCGGCTGGCGTTCCGCATCATCATCATGGCCGTCATCCTGGCCGTGCTGTTCGGCGGCCTGTACGCCTTCAACAACTTCCGGAACAAGGCCATCGCCGACTTCTTCGCCGGCAACAAGCCGCCGCCGACCCCCGTCTCGGTCGCCGAGGCGACGGCGCAGTCCGTTCCCAAATACACCACCGCCATCGGCACCCTGACCGCCAGCCGGCAGGTCACCGTGGCGCCGGAGGTGGTCGGGCGCGTGACCCAGATCTTCTTCGAATCGGGCGCCACCGTGAAGGCCGGCGCGCCGCTGGTGCAGCTCAACGACGCCCCGGATCAGGCCGACCTGCTGGCCTACCGCGCCCAGGCGAAGCTGGCCGAGAACAACCTGCAGCGCGCCCGCAACCTGCTGCGCAACCAGGCCGGCCCGCAGGTCACCGTCGACCAGAACCAGGCCCAGCTCGACGAGGCCAACGCCAACATCAAGAAGACCGAGGCGCTGATCGCCCAGAAGCTGATCCGCGCGCCCTTCGACGGCGAGCTGGGCATCCGGCAGGTGAATGTCGGCGAGTATGTCAGCGCCGGCGGCCCCGTCGTCACGCTGACCGACCTCGCCAACCTGTTCGTCGACTTCACCCTGCCCGAGCAGGCGCTGAGCCAGATCCGCGTCGGGCAGCCGGTGCTGATCTCCGCCGACGCCGCCCCCGGCGCCAACTTCGACGCGGCGATCTCGACCATCGAGCCGCAGGTCAGCCCGGACACCCGCGCCATCAAGGTGCGCGCCACGCTGAAGAACCCGGAGCGCAAGCTGCTGCCCGGCATGTTCGCCAACATCCGCGTCGTCCAGCCGCCGGCCCAGAACCGCATCGTCGTTCCGGAAACCGCGGTGGACTACACGGTCTACGGCGACAGCGTCTTCGTCGTCGCCGCCCAGAAGGACGACGAGGGCAAGGACGGCCACATCGTCAAGCGCGTTCCGGTGAAGACCGGCGACCGCTTCGACGGCAAGGTGGAGATCCTCGACGGGGTGAAGCCCGGCGACCGGTTGGTGTCCTCCGGCCAGCTCAAGCTGAACAACGGCGCCGCCGTGGTGCCGACGGAAGCGAGCGCGCTGGTGCCGCCGCAGACCGTTCCGCGCAACTGAGGACCCGGCCATGTCATTCACCGACATCTTCATCCGACGGCCGGTCCTGGCGCTGGTGGTCAGCCTGCTGATCCTGCTGGTCGGCGTCCGATCGCTGACGGATCTGCCGATCCGGCAGTATCCGGAGCTGCAGAACACCGTCATCACCATCACCACCTCCTACCCCGGCGCCTCCCCCGACCTGATGCAGGGCTTCATCACGACGCCCATCGAGCAGGCGGTGGCGACGGCGGAAGGCATCGACTACATCACCTCCTCCTCCACCCAGGGGGTGAGCCTCGTCACCGCCTACATCCGGCTGAACTTCAACCCCAACGTCGCGATGACCGACGTGATGTCGAAGGTGCAGCAGGTCAAATACCAGCTCCCGCGCGAAGCCAACGACCCGGTGATCCTGAAGTCCACGGGCGAGACGACCTCCATCCTCTACATGGGCTTCGCCAGCCCGGAGCTGTCCGGGGCGGCCATCTCCGACTACCTGACGCGCGTCGTGCAGCCGCTGCTGTCCACCGTGTCCGGCGTGGCCGAGGCGCAGATCCTGGGCGGGCAGACCTTCGCCATGCGCGTCTGGCTCGACCCCGACCGGATGGCCGCGCGCAACATCGCCGCCGCCGACGTGCGGGCGGCGATCCAGGCCAACAACTACCAGTCCGCCCCCGGACAGGCGAAGGGCGTCTTCGTCGTCTCCAACATCACCACCAACACCGGCCTGACCGACGTCGAGCAGTTCCGGCAGATGGTGGTGAAGTCCAAGGACGGCGCGCTGGTCCGCATGAAGGACATCGCCCAGATCGAGCTGGGCGCGCAAAGCTCCAACGCCAGCGTGTCGATGAACGGCCAGCAGGCGATCTTCATCGGCATCAACTCCACGCCGACCGGCAACCCGCTGACCATCGTGGAGGACATCCGCAAGCTGGTGCCGGAGCTGGAGCGCAACCTGCCGCCGTCGCTGAAGATGGAGATCGTCTACGACTCCACCCGCTTCATCCAGGCCTCCATCGACGAGGTGCAGAAGACGCTGCTGGAGGCGGTCGGCATCGTCATCGTGGTGATCTTCCTGTTCCTGGGCTCCTTCCGCTCGGTGCTGATCCCCATCGTGACCATCCCGCTGTCCATCGTGGGGGCCGCGACGATCATGCTGGCGATGGGCTTCAGCCTGAACCTGCTGACGCTGCTCGCCATGGTGCTGGCCATCGGCCTCGTGGTGGACGACGCCATCGTGGTGGTGGAGAACGTCCACCGCCATCTGGAGGAGGGAAAGTCGCCCGTCGAATCCGCGCTGATCGGCGCGCGGGAGATCATCGGGCCGATCATCTCCATGACCATCACGCTGGCCGCCGTGTACGCCCCCATCGGCTTCCTCGGCGGGCTGACCGGCGCGCTGTTCCGCGAGTTCGCCTTCACGCTGGCGGGGTCGGTCATCATCTCCGGCGTGGTGGCTTTGACGCTGTCGCCGATGATGTGCTCGCTCCTGCTGACCCGCGACATGAACGAGGGCCGCTTCGCCCGCTTCGTCGACCGGACCTTCGAGAAGCTGTCCGGCTGGTACGGGCGGCGGCTGGCCGGCGCGCTGGACTACCGGGCGGCGACCCTGCTGTTCGGCTTCGGCGTTCTGCTCAGCGTCGGCTTCCTCTTCGCCAACACCATGTCGGAGCTGGCGCCGGAGGAGGACCAGGGCATCCTGTTCGGCATCACCAAGGGGCCGCAGTACGCCAACCTCGACTACATGGACGCCTACGGGCGCGAGATGGACGAGGTGTTCACCCACTATCCGGAGACCGACACCCGCTTCGTGCTGAACGGCCTGCCGACGCTGACCCAGGGCTTCGCCGGCATGATCCTGAAGCCGTGGGACGAGCGCACCCGCAGCGCCAAGGAACTGCAGCCGCTGGTCCAGGCCGATCTCGGCAAGGTGGCCGGCACGCAGGTGTTCCTGGTGTCGCCGCCGGCCCTGCCCGGCTCCACCGGCGGCCTGCCGGTGCAGATGGTCATCAACAGCCCCGGTGACTACCAGACCATCTTCAACGCCATGGAGCGGATCAAGACCGCCGCCATGGAAAGCGGGATGTTCATCGTCACCGACAGCGACCTGCAGTTCAACAGCCCGGTCGTCCGGCTGCATGTCGACCGGTCGAAGGCGGCGGACCTCGGCCTGTCCATGCAGTCGATCGGCGACACGCTGGCGGTCCTGGTCGGCGGCAACTACGTCAACCGCTTCAACCTGAACGGCCGCTCCTACGAGGTCATCCCGCAGGTGCCGCGCGACAAGCGCCTGACGCCGGAGACGCTGACCCGCTACTACGTCACGGCGGGCAACGGCGCGCAGATCCCGCTGTCCACCGTCGTCTCGATCGAGATGGCGACGGAGCCGAACGCCCTGACCAAGTACAACCAGCTTCCCTCCGCGACCTTCTCCGCGGTGCCGATGCCGGGCGTGACGATGGGTCAGGCCGTGGACTTCCTGGAGCGGCAGGCCCGCGAGATCCTGCCCGCCGGCTTCGGCCATTCCTACCTGTCGGAGTCCCGCCAGTACGTGACCGAGGGCAGCCAGCTGATGGTCACCTTCGTCTTCGCGCTGGTGGTGATCTATCTGGTGCTGGCGGCGCAGTTCGAATCGCTGCGCGACCCGCTGGTCATCCTGATCTCGGTGCCGATGTCGATCTGCGGGGCGCTGCTGCCGCTGTTCTTCGGCCTGTCCACCATGAACATCTACACCCAGGTGGGTCTGGTGACGCTGATCGGCCTGATCAGCAAGCACGGCATCCTGATGGTGGAGTTCGCCCGCGAGATGCAGATCAACGAGCGGGTGGACCGCCGCACCGCCATTGAGCACGCGGCCCGCGTCCGCCTGCGCCCGATCCTGATGACCACGGCGGCGATGGTGGTGGGCCTCCTGCCGCTGCTGACCGCCGCGGGGGCCGGTGCGGCCAGCCGCTTCTCCATCGGTCTGGTGATCGTGTCGGGCATGCTGATCGGCACGCTGTTCACGCTGTTCGTCCTGCCGGCGGTCTACACCGTGCTGGCGAAGGACCACTACGCGGCGTCGGTGTCCCGCCGCGCGCGGGAGATCGCGGCGGCCTCGCAGTAACCGCCGTCGGACTGTACTCTTGAAAAAAGCCCCCCTCGCCCGGCAAGGCGAGGGGGGCTTTTTCCTTGCCAGCCCGCGTTTATCGGGGCAGAGCCGCGGCCACGGCGGCGGAAAGCGGCGTGGTCGGGCGCCCGATCAGGGCCGACAACCGGCGCCCGTCGTCGAACAGCGCGCCCTTCGACGCGTCGACGTCCCAGGAGGCGATGCCCTTCGCGAAGGCGTCCGGGAGGCCGAAGCCGGCGAGAATGGCGGCGTAGTCCGCCTCCGGCAGGTTCCGGTAGGGGATGTCCGTGCCGGACTGGCGGGAGATTTCCGCGGCCAGATCGGCCAGAGTCACCGCCTCGTCCCCGGCAAGCTCGTAGGTCTTGCCCTCATGGCCGCTGCCGGTCAGCACCGCCACCGCGGCGTCGGCGTAGTCGGCGCGCGTGGCCGAGGAAATCCGCCCGTCGCCGGCGCTGCCGATGAAGGCGCCCCCGGCCAGCGCCGCGCCGACCGAGCCGGTGTGGTTCTCGGTGTACCAGCCGTTGCGCAGGATCGTGAAGGGAATGCCCGACGCCTTGATGTCCGCCTCCGTCGCGCGATGCTCCTCGGCGAGGCTCAGCGGCGAGCGGTCGGCGTGGAGCAGGCTGGTGTAGACGATCCGGCCGACGCCCGCCGCCTTCGCGGCGTTGACGACGTTGCGGTGCTGCGCCGCCCGCTGCCCGATCTCGTTCGACGAGATCAGCAGCAGCGTGTCGACGCCGGCCAGCGCGCGGGCGAGCGCGTCGGGATTGCCATAGTCGGCTTCGCGGGCCTCGACCCCCAGGTCGGCGGCCTTGGCGGGGGAGCGCGCCAGGGCGACGATGCCGGAGGCCGGAACCGTCTCCTTCAGGCGGGCGATGACGAGGCGGCCAAGCTGGCCGGTGGCACCGGTGACGGCGATGGTCATGGGTCGGGTGTCCCGTTTGCGGTTGGGTGGTGACCATCTACCTAAGGCACTTGCTTACTTTTCGTAAGTACGTACATAAATGTAAGTGTGAAGATTTTTTCCAACGGGAGGGCGGCGATGCCGGAACCGGACGATGGCTACATTCCGCTGCCGCTGTCAGAGCGCATGCAGCGCGGCGACCTGATGGCGGCGGCCTGCCCCTCGCGGGAGGTGCTGAAGCACGTCACCAGCCGCTGGGGCGTCCTGGTCCTGATCGCCCTGGAAAGTGGAACGCTCCGCTTCAGCGAACTCCGCCGCACCATCGGCGGGGTCAGCGAGCGGATGCTGGCCCAGACGCTGCAATGGCTGGAGGGCGACGGGCTGGTCAGGCGCACCGCCCACGACGTGGTGCCGCCGCATGTCGACTACAGCCTGACGCCGCTGGGACGGGAGGCCGCGGAGAAGGTGCGCCTCCTCGCCGACTGGATCGAGTTCAACCTGCCGCGAATCGCCGAAGGCTGGGCGAACCGGCAGGACGCCTCTGCGGACTGAACCCGTCTTCCCCCAAAAAAAACCGCCGGACGCGAGGGGGTGCGTCCGGCGGTGCCAAGTGTTTGGGAGTTGACCTCAGCCGGACACGGCGGCCTCTTCAGGCAGCGCCGCCGCCGTCACCCCCAGCCGCTTCGCGACGCCCGCGCCATAGGCGGGGTCCGCCGCGAAGAAGTGCTTCAACTGGCGCTGCTGGATGAAGCCCGGCGCCTCTCCCAGCGCGTTGGCGATGTTGTCCATCAGCCGCGCCTGCGCCTCCGCTCCGATCAGGCGGAACAGCGCGCCGGCCTGGGCGTAGTCGTCGTTGCCCTCGCGGTGGTCGTAGCGGGCGGCGTCGCCGGCGATGCGCAGCGGCGGTTCGGCCACCGCGCGGTTCTGCACCGGCCCGCCGAAGCTGTTCGGCTCGTAGTTCGGGCTGCCGCCGCCGTTGCCGTCGAAGCGCATGGCCCCGTCGCGCTGGTGGTTGCGGACCTCCGCGGCGTGCGGGCGGTTGACCGGCAGCGCCTGATGGTTGGCGCCCAGCCGGTAGCGGTGCGCGTCGGCGTAGGCGAACAGCCGGCCCTGCAGCATCTTGTCCGGGCTGAAACCGATGCCGGGGACGACGTTGGCCGGGCTGAAGGCGGCCTGCTCGACCTCGGCGAAGTAGTTCTCCGGGTTGCGGTTCAGCACCAGTTCGCCGATCTCGACCAGCGGATAGTCGGCGTGCGGCCACACCTTGGTCAGGTCGAACGGGTTGATGCGGTAGGCGTCGGCCTCAAGCTCCGGCATGATCTGCACCGACACGGTCCAGGCCGGGTAATCGCCGTCGCGGATGGCGGCGAAGAGGTCGCGGGTGGCGTGGTCGGGATCGACGCCGGCCATGCGCACGGCCTGCTCCGCCGTGAAGTTCTGGATGCCCTGGCGGGTCTTGAAGTGGTACTTGACCCAGAAGCGCTCGCCCGCCGCGTTGATCCAGGAGAAGGTGTGGCTGGAGAAGCCGTCCATGTGGCGGTAGCCGCGCGGCGTGCCGCGGTCGCTGAACAGGATGGTCAGCTGGTGCATCGTCTCCGGCGACAGCGAGAAGAAGTCCCAGACCGCGGTCGGGTCCTTCAGGTTGGTCGCCGGGTTGCGCTTCTGCGTGTGGATGAAGTCCGGGAATTTCAGCGGGTCGCGGATGAAGAAGACCGGCGTGTTGTTGCCGACCAGATCGTAGTTGCCGTCCTCGGTGTAGAACTTGACGGCGAAACCGCGCGGGTCGCGCTCGGCGTCGGCGGAGCCCTTCTCGCCGCCGACGGTGGAGAAGCGCAGGAAGACTTCCGTTTCCTTGCCGACCGCCGACAGGAATTTGGCCGCGGTGTAGGGCGTCACGTCCCGGGTCACCCGGAACACGCCGTAGGCGCCAGCCCCCTTGGCGTGGACCACCCGCTCCGGAATGCGTTCGCGGTTGAAGTGGGCCAGCTTCTCGATCAGGTGGAAATCCTGCATCAGCACCGGACCGCGCGGGCCGGCGGTCAGCGAATTCTGGTTGTCGGCGACGGGAATGCCGGCGGCGGTGGTCAGGGTGCTCATGGCTCAACTCCTTGCGTTTCTTATCGGTCGGCTCGTCCGCTTTGCCCTCTGGTTATCCCGCCGCGTCGTTGATATATCCAAGACATCGTTTCAAATGCTTCGATAGCTTGATCCTATGAATCTCGCCGGCCTGTCCCTTCGCGATCTGGAATATGTGGTGGCGGTGGCCGAGCAGCGGCATTTCGGCAAGGCGGCGGAGCGCTGCTCGGTCAGCCAGCCGTCGCTGAGCGCGCAGATCCGCAAGCTCGAAGACCTTCTCGGCATCCCCCTGTTCGAGCGGACGAGCCGCCGCGTGCTGCCCACCGCGCAGGGGGAGGTGGTGATCCGGCAGGCCCGCGTCGTCCTGGAGGAGGCGCGCCGCCTGCTGGCGCTGGCCCGCGGGACGGCGGGTGCCCTGCACGGTCCGCTCTCCATCGCGGCGATCCAGACGCTGGGGCCGTACCTGTTCCCCCATGTCCTGCCCGCGATGCGCCGGCACCTGCCCGATGTCCAACTCGTGCTGTCCGAAGGCCGCACCGACGGCCTGCTGGAGGAATTGCGCGAGGGGCGGCTGGACGCGGTCCTGCTCGCCCTGCCCGTCGAGGCCGAGGGGCTGACCTGCGACGCCCTGTTCTTCGAACCCTTCGTGCTGGCCCACCCCACCGGCCACCGGCTGGAAAGCCTGCCCTCCATCGCCCTGGCCGACCTCGACCCCGGCGAGCTGGTGCTGCTGGAGGAAGGACATTGCCTGCGCGACCAGGCGCTGGCCGCCTGCGGCGCCACCACCCGCGGCATGCGCCACGCCACCGGGCTGGAGACGCTGCGCCACATGGTCGCCAGCGGCACCGGCTACACGCTGATGCCGCGGCTCGCCACCGGCGACGGGGAGGCGGCGACGGTGGGCGGTCTGGTCGCCTACCGCGACTTCCAGGGCGACCCGCCCGGCCGCACCATCGGTCTGGTCTGGCGGGCCAGCGACCCGCGCGCCGCCGGCTTCCACGCGCTCGCCCAAAGCCTGCGCGACGCCACCCCGCCCGGCCTGCGCCGGATCGACGGCTCAGCCGATTGCTGAGTCCGGCTCCGCCATGAAGGCGAGGTGGTGCAGGACGATCCCGCTGGTCGTGGCGACGTTCAGGGAATCGAAATCCGGCGCCATGGGAATGCGCACCGTCCGCGTCCGCGCCAGCACGGACGCCGGCAGGCCCGGCCCCTCCGCCCCCAGAAGCAGCGCCGCCCGCTCCGGACGGCGCAGGCCCGCCAGCGTCACCGCCCCCGCCGGGCTCAGCGAGATGGCCGCGAATCCGTGCCGTTCCAGCAGGGCGACCGGGTCGGTCCCCGCCGGAATCCGGACGAAGGGCACCCGCAGCGCCGCCCCGACCGACACGCGGATCGCCTTGCGGTAGAGCGGGTCGCAGCAGCCGGAATCGAGCAGCACCGCGTCCACCCCGAAGGCCACCGCGTTGCGGAAGATGCCGCCCACATTGTCGTGGTTGCCGATCCCGCAGAGCACCAGCACGGTCGCCCGCGGCCCCAGCCCGGCCAGCAGCGCGTCCGGCTCCGGCATCGGCGCCGCCCGACCCAGCCCCAGGATGCCGCGGTGCAGGGGAAAGCCGGCGATGGCGTCCAGAACCTCCTGCCGGGCGCTGTAAACGGGCACCGCGGCGGGCAACGCCTCCAACATCGGCGCCAGCCCGGCGATCCGTTTGTCGGCGATCAGCAGCGACAGGGTCTCGTGGCGCGAAGCGGTCAGCAGGGTCCGCAGCACCACCGCCCCCTCGGCGATGAAGCGCCCCTCCCGCCCCACGAGGTCGCGCTCCTTCACGTCGCGGTAGGCGGCGATCCGCGGGTCGTCCGGGTCGTCGATAGGGATGATTGAAGGGGGAATGATGGATGGCATGGGCGCCTGTGTAGCGCCCCAGCCGCCCCACCGGAAGACCGGAAAGCATGGTGCCGGTGTGAAGGGCGCCACTTCACCATCGGCCAAAGCCCGCTAGACAGGTCCGGCAACGCGGGGCGGCAGTCCCCGCCCGAACGGAGGAATCGCCCATGCCGACCCTGTCCGCCGTCCACGCCTTCGGCGCAACCCTGCCGAAATCACTCACCGCCGCCCTGCTGGGAGCCTGCCGCAAACTGAGGGAGCGCCGGAACCGGCGGGCCGCGGTCGCCCCTGGCCGCCTTGACGACCGATTGCTGAGGGACATCGGCGTCAGCCGCAGCGACCTGATGGCCGCCGAACGCCTGACGAAGCCGCCCCGGCGCAGCGGGGGCCGCTGAACCGGCGCTTACGACTTGCCCGCCGGGGTCACCCGCAGGATCTCGCCGCTGTTCTCGTCGGTCAGCAGATAGAGCGCGCCATCGGGACCCTGGCTGACCTGCCGGATGCGCTTACCCAGATCGCGGAACATGCGCTCCTCGTGCTTCACTTTGTTCCCGTCGAGTTCGAGCCTGACGACCTCCTTGGTCGCCAGCCCGCCGTTGAACAGGCTGCCCTTCCAGCCGGGCACCGTGTCCGCCGTGTAGAAGGTCATGCCGGAGGAGCCGATGACCGGGGTCCACTGGTACACCGGCTCCTCCATGCCGGGGGCGCTCGACTTCCCCGTGCCGATTGGCGTCCCGTTGTAGTTCACGCCGTAGGACACCACGGGCCAGCCGTAATTCTTCCCCGCCTCCGGCACATTGACCTCATCGCCGCCGCGCGGGCCGTGCTCGTTGATCCACAGCGCGCCGGTCTGCGGGTTCAGCGCGGCCCCCTGGATGTTGCGGTGACCGTAGGACCAGATTTCCGGCAGCGCGCCGGACCGGTTCACGAAGGGGTTGTCGGCGGGCACGGAGCCATCGCGGTTGATCCGCACCACCTTGCCCAGATGCGAGTCGAGATCCTGCGCCTGCGTCCGGAACTGCTCCAGCGAGCGTTCGCCCAGCGTCACATACAGGTGGCCCTGGCGGTCGAAGACCAGCCGGGACCCGTAATGCATGCGGCTTTCCACCTTGGGCTTCTGCGAGAAGATCACTTGGACGTCGGTCAGGGCGGTCTCGTCGGCGTTCAGCGCGCCGCGCGCCACGGCGGTGGAGTTGGTGCCATCCTCCGTCCCAGGCTCGGAAAAGCTGAGATAAACGAAGCGGTTCTGCGCGAAGTCCGGGTCCAGCGCCACGTCGAGCAGGCCACCCTGCCCTCGGTCGTCGACCTTCGGCACGCCCTTCACCGGGCCGGACACCGTGCCGTCCGGCGCCACGATGCGCAACCGGCCGTCCTTCTCGGTCACCAGCATCCGCCCGTCGGGCAGGAAGGCCAGTCCCCAGGGATGGCTGAGGCCGCTGGCAACGGTCTTCACCGACACCATCGCCTTTTCGGTTTTGAACACCTTGTCCACGGCGCTCGCGTCGGTGACGCTCAGGCAAGCCGCAAGGGTGGTGGCGGTCATCAGGGCGGCGGTTCGGCCCATGCGCATTCCTCGTCCTCCCGCATCGTCGCTTTCGATGGGTAGGTGGGGGCGCCACGGCCACGAACAAGACGCCCGGCCCC is from Azospirillum sp. TSH58 and encodes:
- a CDS encoding TetR/AcrR family transcriptional regulator, with amino-acid sequence MGRLDNSARRAAIIDAALPLFARKGFAATTTKEIAQAAGVSEALIFKHFPSKAALYEAIFRSCVDGDEDLAKLLAMPPSTETLAAYVQAMVSCYVSELPSDRDTMLPRYRLYFMSLLEDGEFAHMVRRWMSEHIAPPFVASLRAARDSGDLIPSAPVDENAFWLAEMLGSTLATIHLPPTPLVPSLAEPRRTIRDAVAFILRGLGLREEAVALYTPLLHCTQSTEPEPTCSREADRDE
- a CDS encoding efflux RND transporter periplasmic adaptor subunit; translation: MTSDIDHSAHAPERTTARRPVTRGRLAFRIIIMAVILAVLFGGLYAFNNFRNKAIADFFAGNKPPPTPVSVAEATAQSVPKYTTAIGTLTASRQVTVAPEVVGRVTQIFFESGATVKAGAPLVQLNDAPDQADLLAYRAQAKLAENNLQRARNLLRNQAGPQVTVDQNQAQLDEANANIKKTEALIAQKLIRAPFDGELGIRQVNVGEYVSAGGPVVTLTDLANLFVDFTLPEQALSQIRVGQPVLISADAAPGANFDAAISTIEPQVSPDTRAIKVRATLKNPERKLLPGMFANIRVVQPPAQNRIVVPETAVDYTVYGDSVFVVAAQKDDEGKDGHIVKRVPVKTGDRFDGKVEILDGVKPGDRLVSSGQLKLNNGAAVVPTEASALVPPQTVPRN
- a CDS encoding MexW/MexI family multidrug efflux RND transporter permease subunit encodes the protein MSFTDIFIRRPVLALVVSLLILLVGVRSLTDLPIRQYPELQNTVITITTSYPGASPDLMQGFITTPIEQAVATAEGIDYITSSSTQGVSLVTAYIRLNFNPNVAMTDVMSKVQQVKYQLPREANDPVILKSTGETTSILYMGFASPELSGAAISDYLTRVVQPLLSTVSGVAEAQILGGQTFAMRVWLDPDRMAARNIAAADVRAAIQANNYQSAPGQAKGVFVVSNITTNTGLTDVEQFRQMVVKSKDGALVRMKDIAQIELGAQSSNASVSMNGQQAIFIGINSTPTGNPLTIVEDIRKLVPELERNLPPSLKMEIVYDSTRFIQASIDEVQKTLLEAVGIVIVVIFLFLGSFRSVLIPIVTIPLSIVGAATIMLAMGFSLNLLTLLAMVLAIGLVVDDAIVVVENVHRHLEEGKSPVESALIGAREIIGPIISMTITLAAVYAPIGFLGGLTGALFREFAFTLAGSVIISGVVALTLSPMMCSLLLTRDMNEGRFARFVDRTFEKLSGWYGRRLAGALDYRAATLLFGFGVLLSVGFLFANTMSELAPEEDQGILFGITKGPQYANLDYMDAYGREMDEVFTHYPETDTRFVLNGLPTLTQGFAGMILKPWDERTRSAKELQPLVQADLGKVAGTQVFLVSPPALPGSTGGLPVQMVINSPGDYQTIFNAMERIKTAAMESGMFIVTDSDLQFNSPVVRLHVDRSKAADLGLSMQSIGDTLAVLVGGNYVNRFNLNGRSYEVIPQVPRDKRLTPETLTRYYVTAGNGAQIPLSTVVSIEMATEPNALTKYNQLPSATFSAVPMPGVTMGQAVDFLERQAREILPAGFGHSYLSESRQYVTEGSQLMVTFVFALVVIYLVLAAQFESLRDPLVILISVPMSICGALLPLFFGLSTMNIYTQVGLVTLIGLISKHGILMVEFAREMQINERVDRRTAIEHAARVRLRPILMTTAAMVVGLLPLLTAAGAGAASRFSIGLVIVSGMLIGTLFTLFVLPAVYTVLAKDHYAASVSRRAREIAAASQ
- a CDS encoding SDR family oxidoreductase, translated to MTIAVTGATGQLGRLVIARLKETVPASGIVALARSPAKAADLGVEAREADYGNPDALARALAGVDTLLLISSNEIGQRAAQHRNVVNAAKAAGVGRIVYTSLLHADRSPLSLAEEHRATEADIKASGIPFTILRNGWYTENHTGSVGAALAGGAFIGSAGDGRISSATRADYADAAVAVLTGSGHEGKTYELAGDEAVTLADLAAEISRQSGTDIPYRNLPEADYAAILAGFGLPDAFAKGIASWDVDASKGALFDDGRRLSALIGRPTTPLSAAVAAALPR
- a CDS encoding helix-turn-helix domain-containing protein; amino-acid sequence: MPEPDDGYIPLPLSERMQRGDLMAAACPSREVLKHVTSRWGVLVLIALESGTLRFSELRRTIGGVSERMLAQTLQWLEGDGLVRRTAHDVVPPHVDYSLTPLGREAAEKVRLLADWIEFNLPRIAEGWANRQDASAD
- a CDS encoding catalase; the protein is MSTLTTAAGIPVADNQNSLTAGPRGPVLMQDFHLIEKLAHFNRERIPERVVHAKGAGAYGVFRVTRDVTPYTAAKFLSAVGKETEVFLRFSTVGGEKGSADAERDPRGFAVKFYTEDGNYDLVGNNTPVFFIRDPLKFPDFIHTQKRNPATNLKDPTAVWDFFSLSPETMHQLTILFSDRGTPRGYRHMDGFSSHTFSWINAAGERFWVKYHFKTRQGIQNFTAEQAVRMAGVDPDHATRDLFAAIRDGDYPAWTVSVQIMPELEADAYRINPFDLTKVWPHADYPLVEIGELVLNRNPENYFAEVEQAAFSPANVVPGIGFSPDKMLQGRLFAYADAHRYRLGANHQALPVNRPHAAEVRNHQRDGAMRFDGNGGGSPNYEPNSFGGPVQNRAVAEPPLRIAGDAARYDHREGNDDYAQAGALFRLIGAEAQARLMDNIANALGEAPGFIQQRQLKHFFAADPAYGAGVAKRLGVTAAALPEEAAVSG
- a CDS encoding LysR substrate-binding domain-containing protein, giving the protein MNLAGLSLRDLEYVVAVAEQRHFGKAAERCSVSQPSLSAQIRKLEDLLGIPLFERTSRRVLPTAQGEVVIRQARVVLEEARRLLALARGTAGALHGPLSIAAIQTLGPYLFPHVLPAMRRHLPDVQLVLSEGRTDGLLEELREGRLDAVLLALPVEAEGLTCDALFFEPFVLAHPTGHRLESLPSIALADLDPGELVLLEEGHCLRDQALAACGATTRGMRHATGLETLRHMVASGTGYTLMPRLATGDGEAATVGGLVAYRDFQGDPPGRTIGLVWRASDPRAAGFHALAQSLRDATPPGLRRIDGSADC
- a CDS encoding RNA methyltransferase, producing MPSIIPPSIIPIDDPDDPRIAAYRDVKERDLVGREGRFIAEGAVVLRTLLTASRHETLSLLIADKRIAGLAPMLEALPAAVPVYSARQEVLDAIAGFPLHRGILGLGRAAPMPEPDALLAGLGPRATVLVLCGIGNHDNVGGIFRNAVAFGVDAVLLDSGCCDPLYRKAIRVSVGAALRVPFVRIPAGTDPVALLERHGFAAISLSPAGAVTLAGLRRPERAALLLGAEGPGLPASVLARTRTVRIPMAPDFDSLNVATTSGIVLHHLAFMAEPDSAIG
- a CDS encoding DUF1127 domain-containing protein; this translates as MPTLSAVHAFGATLPKSLTAALLGACRKLRERRNRRAAVAPGRLDDRLLRDIGVSRSDLMAAERLTKPPRRSGGR